A region of Stegostoma tigrinum isolate sSteTig4 chromosome 3, sSteTig4.hap1, whole genome shotgun sequence DNA encodes the following proteins:
- the LOC125450082 gene encoding arrestin domain-containing protein 3 isoform X2 — MVLGKVKSFTISYDCPNDNNIPVYASGDSVSGRVIIEVTGEIRARSLAIHARGQAKVRWTESRNAGSNTAYTQNYTEEVEYFSHKDLLIGHDRDDDDSEEGLTTIPSGKHEYPFSFELPQIPLATSFEGKYGSVRYWVKAELHRPWMLVMKVKKEFTVFEHIDVNTPLLLSPQAGTKEKTLCCWFCSSGPISLSAKIERKGYTPGESIHIFAEIENCSSRMVVPKAAIYQTQTFYAKGKMKEVKHLVANLRGDSLSSGKTESWNGKLLKIPPVSPSIVDCSIIRVEYALTVSSCKVEERKIPLSPDHHALHPGQEGVKVTCSQANAAL; from the exons ATGGTGCTGGGAAAGGTGAAGAGTTTTACAATAAGCTATGACTGTCCTAATGATAACAATATACCCGTCTATGCCAGCGGAGATTCTGTCTCTGGACGGGTAATTATAGAAGTTACTGGTGAAATCAGGGCGAGATCTCTTGCAATCCATGCGAGGGGACAGGCGAAAGTACGCTGGACAGAATCGAGAAACGCTGGTTCTAATACTGCCTATACTCAGAACTACACTGAAGAAGTAGAGTATTTCAGCCACAAAGACCTTTTAATCGGGCATGATAGAG ATGATGATGATTCTGAAGAAGGTCTCACCACTATACCTTCAGGCAAACATGAATACCCATTCAGCTTTGAGCTTCCACAGAT ACCATTAGCTACCTCTTTTGAAGGCAAATATGGCAGTGTGCGCTATTGGGTGAAGGCTGAACTGCACAGGCCATGGATGCTGGTAATGAAAGTGAAGAAGGAATTTACAGTCTTTGAACACATTGATGTTAACACTCCATTGTTGCTG TCACCACAGGCAGGCACAAAAGAGAAAACTCTTTGTTGCTGGTTCTGTTCCTCAGGCCCAATATCCCTAAGTGCCAAAATCGAACGGAAGGGCTACACACCAG GTGAATCAATTCACATTTTTGCTGAAATTGAGAATTGTTCTTCCCGTATGGTAGTGCCAAAGGCAGCCATTTACCAAACACAGACTTTCTATGCCAAAGGGAAAATGAAGGAAGTTAAACATCTTGTAGCCAACTTACGAGGAGATTCACTGTCATCTGGAAAAACAGAAAGTTGGAATGGAAAACTACTGAAAATTCCACCAGTGTCACCCTCGATTGTAGACTGCAGCATAATCCGGGTGGAATATGCACTGACG GTTTCCAGCTGTAAGGTTGAGGAACGCAAAATTCCCCTTTCCCCAG ATCACCACGCACTACATCCCGGCCAAGAGGGCGTGAAGGTGACCTGCTCCCAGGCCAATGCCGCTCTGTAA